A single genomic interval of Bradysia coprophila strain Holo2 chromosome X unlocalized genomic scaffold, BU_Bcop_v1 contig_79, whole genome shotgun sequence harbors:
- the LOC119070465 gene encoding protein toll-like: MAVKVILVILLALSGCDSYNSMDLPDNCSTDRKRISFNLECRFEASDSKQHSIKIYTIEPTLHITHNDGWVLFDLDIFPKWNINEKLHSIKMENCTLPSDQSLGTLFEHFGVKDEILAFEGINIAQSSLSLGGRFSSGFEKVENLTLHWNSIGQLNENVFRLLTKLYNLDLSKNEISDVDHNAFRDLVELRTLKMSSNKLKSLKEGMFERQKHLNLLCLRQNSLPNLTKEMFRGLDSLSILTLEKNKFSSLMDNVFHNLPSLKEISLGNSNLPYTIFVKQSHLKFVFLEKVKISEGLLLSGLKKLHIRSSKVVTISGLSNIETVSIIRCELHPSALTSFKNLRFTKELNLSFNGISNLDDGIFDGLKELVRLQLSKNLLTNISGLVFRDLKKLIEIDLSYNNLSTIHPDAFVNTDQLTTINLQNNQLSFSDNKMPFMHLYHLKTLNLSNNNLARMPSDLNKLKNLKEIDLTYNQITSVKFSEIRQNSINISSTYETRSALGSKDTRTYLSGNPLDCDCSMFEFLSRTDQEQLAQVFNDTCLKHHFHMTGCSHENYVSDQCPTGCNCIKLENRSGVQIIISCKDKQLTRLPEIKFMNATSIELDISNNSLTELPILPTSFNVTFIQASFNQISEIKVENLPSNLRGLDLSRNNVRTIAAKVIDHLRNHQSLEILLLKDNPLACHCSDDMVKLIDFIEDSSMTDLQEAKCNVHYQLSQEGLQKKCEEESTMYILIFVTILTLMSAVILVLVMKHNQFIKMWLYAHDWFLWWVDEEYVDRHKVYDIFISYTNENRMLAYRITYALEKCNIFKVCLHERDFVGGERIEQSVRDAVNKSRRTLVILTEDYMQSEWCEHEFHLAWERSVAEKRQLIIAVKAGNLGHIADETIHSYIKTHTYIEVDDQWFWERLIFRLPHKKMIKNIFPIREYETMMKVISANEDESANEGEFVNEAEYANEGESVQESDL, from the exons ATGGCTGTAAAGGTGATATTGGTAATACTGTTGGCCTTATCCGGATGCGATTCATATAATTCAATGGATCTTCCAGACAATTGTTCTACAGACCGGAAACGAATCTCTTTCAATTTAGAATGTAGGTTTGAAGCATCCGATTCCAAACAACATTCCATAAAGATATACACCATCGAACCAACGCTTCACATAACACACAACGACGGATGGGTCCTCTTCGATTTGGATATATTTCCCAAATGGAACATAAATGAAAAGTTGCATagcataaaaatggaaaattgtacaCTTCCTTCGGATCAGAGTCTCGGTACTTTGTTTGAACATTTCGGCGTCAAAGATGAAATTCTTGCATTTGAAGGCATCAATATTGCACAGTCATCATTGTCATTAGGTGGTCGATTTTCGAGTGGATttgaaaaagtagaaaatttgacgttaCATTGGAACAGCATAGgacaattaaatgaaaatgtgttcCGATTGTTGACAAAGCTATACAACCTGGATTTAAGTAAGAATGAGATTTCCGATGTGGACCACAATGCGTTCAGAGATCTGGTGGAACTCAGGACACTTAAAATGAgttccaacaaattgaaatcaCTGAAAGAGGGCATGTTTGAGCGCCAGAAGCACTTAAATCTTCTGTGTCTACGGCAAAATAGCCTACCGAATTTGACGAAGGAAATGTTTCGGGGTCTGGACTCTTTGAGTATTCTCactcttgaaaaaaataagttttccaGTTTGATGGACAATGTCTTCCACAATCTTCCGAGTCTGAAAGAAATATCTTTGGGTAATAGCAACCTGCCGTACACAATATTTGTGAAACAAAGTCATTTAAAGTTCGTTTTCCTAGAAAAAGTAAAGATAAGCGAAGGATTGCTTTTGTCTGGACTGAAAAAACTTCACATCAGATCCAGTAAAGTGGTGACTATTTCGGGCTTATCGAATATAGAAACCGTTTCAATAATCCGGTGTGAATTACACCCATCGGCTCTTACTTCGTTTAAAAACTTACGTTTTACGAAAGAGTTAAACTTATCATTCAACGGAATTAGCAATTTAGACGATGGGATTTTCGatggtctcaaagaattggtTCGGCTACAATTATCCAAAAATCTGCTGACAAATATCTCTGG ACTGGTTTTTCGAGATCTGAAGAAACTGATCGAAATTGACTTATCGTACAACAATCTTTCAACGATACATCCCGATGCATTTGTCAACACCGATCAACTGACTACCATAAATTTGCAGAACAATCAATTATCGTTCAGTGATAACAAAATGCCATTCATGCATCTCTACCActtaaaaacattgaatttatcCAATAACAACCTGGCGAGAATGCCATCcgatttgaataaattgaaaaatttgaaggaaATCGATTTAACATACAATCAGATCACATCGGTAAAGTTTAGTGAAATACGACAGAATTCCATCAATATTAGTTCAACGTATGAAACACGGTCCGCATTAGGAAGTAAGGATACACGCACATATCTCAGCGGTAATCCATTGGATTGTGACTGCAGTATGTTCGAGTTTTTATCGAGAACGGATCAAGAACAATTAGCTCAAGTATTCAATGACACCTGTTTGAAACACCATTTCCATATGACAGGATGCAGTCATGAAAATTACGTGAGCGATCAGTGCCCGACTGGATGCAATTGTATAAAATTGGAGAATAGATCCGGTGTTCAAATAATTATATCTTGTAAGGATAAACAATTGACACGACTGCCcgaaatcaaatttatgaatGCTACATCAATTGAACTGGACATTAGCAATAACAGCCTAACAGAACTGCCAATATTGCCTACCAGCTTCAATGTAACTTTCATTCAGGCTTCGTTTAAccaaatttctgaaattaagGTTGAAAACTTACCGTCAAATCTTCGAGGCTTGGATTTGTCTCGTAATAACGTTCGAACAATAGCTGCGAAAGTTATCGATCACCTGAGAAATCACCAAAGTTTGGAAATTTTACTGCTAAAAGACAATCCACTGGCATGCCACTGTTCTGACGATATGgtcaaattaattgatttcatCGAAGACAGTTCGATGACGGACCTGCAAGAGGCCAAATGTAATGTACATTACCAACTGTCGCAGGAAGGGCTACAGAAGAAATGCGAGGAAGAATCAACTATGTACATCCTCATCTTCGTCACTATCCTCACGTTAATGTCGGCAGTCATCCTTGTATTGGTCATGAAACATAatcaattcatcaaaatgtgGCTCTACGCTCATGACTGGTTCCTGTGGTGGGTTGACGAAGAGTACGTGGACAGGCATAAGGTATACGATATATTCATTTCTTATACAAACGAGAACAGAATGCTGGCATATCGTATTACGTACGCGTTGGAGAAGTGTAACATCTTCAAAGTGTGCTTACATGAAAGAGATTTTGTTGGCGGTGAACGTATTGAGCAATCg GTGCGCGATGCAGTGAATAAGTCTCGTCGAACACTGGTCatattaaccgaagattacaTGCAATCTGAATGGTGTGAACACGAATTTCATCTGGCGTGGGAACGAAGCGTAGCCGAAAAACGACAACTAATAATTGCTGTAAAGGCTGGAAATCTTGGACATATTGCAGACGAAACCATTCATTCGTACATCAAAACCCATACGTACATTGAGGTAGATGATCAATGGTTCTGGGAGAGACTTATTTTTCGTTTACCACATAAGAAGATGATCAAGAATATTTTCCCAATTAGGGAATATGAGACAATGATGAAGGTAATATCGGCAAATGAAGACGAATCCGCAAATGAAGGAGAATTCGTAAATGAAGCAGAATATGCAAATGAAGGAGAGTCTGTTCAAGAAAGTGATCTGTAA